The Malus domestica chromosome 10, GDT2T_hap1 genome contains a region encoding:
- the LOC103445303 gene encoding protein FAR1-RELATED SEQUENCE 5 — protein sequence MDNEVIEFDIGLGGGGGRDGDDDFVDIEHPVDDEEMVDSPLMGSATGSGSGIVFGGGEIYLPEGDLLDLEPYDGMEFESEEAAKAFYNSYARRVGFSTRVSSSRRSRRDGAIIQRQFVCAKEGFRNLNEKRTKDREIKRPRTITRVGCKASFSVKMQDSGRWVVSGFVKEHNHELVPPDQVHCLRSHRQISGPAKTLIDTLQAAGMGPRRIMSALIKEYGGISKVGFTEVDCRNYMRNNRQKSLDGDIQMLLDYLRQMQADNQNFFYAVRGDDDKSMGNVIWADPKARINYSYFGDTVTFDTTYRSNRYRLPFAPFTGVNHHGQPVLFGCAFLINESEASFVWLFKTWLMAMSGCPPVSITTDHDPVIQSAIKQVFPQTRHRFCKWHVFKKCQEKLSHVFLKHPTFEADFHKCVNLTESIEEFESYWLSLVDKYSLRDHEWIQMVYSARRQWVPVYLRDTFFAEMSITQRSDSMNSYFDGYVNASTNLSQFFKLYEKALESRNEKEVKADFETMNTAPVLKTPSPMEKQVSELYTKKIFMRFQEELVGTLTFTASKGDDDGEIITYQVAKFGEDHKAYYVKLNVLEMMATCSCQMFEFSGLLCRHVLAVFRVTNVLTLPSHYILKRWTRNAKSNVMLEERSSDVYTNYLESHTVRYNTLRHEAFKFVDGARSSETYDIAVEALKEAAKKVAHAIKNEGKAMLNGHVRGSLAGGASRAARCASGDHEGSSGQHLSEDDMDKKIRELTNELECAKRKCEVYRANLRSVLKDIEDHKLQLSIKVQNIKIGMKDGLIL from the exons ATGGATAACGAGGTGATTGAATTTGATATTGGGTTGGGAGGAGGGGGAGGCCGAGATGGGGACGATGATTTTGTAGACATTGAGCATCCTGTTGATGATGAGGAAATGGTTGATAGTCCTCTTATGGGAAGTGCCACTGGCAGTGGCAGTGGTATTGTTTTCGGTGGTGGTGAAATTTACTTGCCTGAGGGGGATCTCTTGGACCTTGAGCCATATGATGGCATGGAATTTGAGTCTGAAGAGGCTGCCAAGGCCTTTTACAATTCGTATGCGCGGCGTGTTGGGTTCAGTACTCGTGTCAGTTCCTCACGTCGTTCCAGGCGCGATGGAGCAATCATACAGAGGCAGTTTGTTTGTGCTAAAGAGGGTTTCCGGAATTTGAATGAGAAGCGCACCAAGGATAGGGAGATCAAGCGCCCTCGGACTATCACTAGAGTAGGGTGCAAAGCATCCTTTTCTGTGAAGATGCAAGATTCGGGAAGATGGGTGGTGTCTGGTTTTGTTAAGGAGCATAATCATGAGTTGGTTCCGCCTGATCAGGTGCATTGTCTTCGTTCTCACAGGCAAATATCCGGTCCTGCTAAGACTTTGATTGATACCTTGCAGGCTGCTGGAATGGGCCCCAGGAGGATTATGTCAGCGCTGATTAAGGAATATGGTGGGATAAGCAAAGTCGGATTTACAGAGGTAGACTGTAGGAATTACATGAGGAATAATCGCCAGAAGAGCTTAGATGGGGACATTCAGATGCTTTTGGATTACTTGAGACAAATGCAAGCTGATAACCAGAACTTTTTCTATGCCGTGCGGGGCGATGACGATAAGTCCATGGGAAATGTCATTTGGGCTGATCCAAAGGCAAGGATCAACTATAGTTACTTTGGTGATACTGTTACTTTTGACACTACCTACAGGTCTAACAGGTACCGCTTGCCCTTTGCACCTTTCACAGGGGTGAACCATCACGGACAGCCTGTTTTGTTTGGTTGTGCCTTTCTGATAAATGAATCTGAAGCATCATTCGTTTGGCTGTTCAAAACATGGCTTATGGCAATGTCAGGCTGCCCCCCAGTGTCAATTACCACTGATCATGATCCCGTGATACAGTCAGCCATCAAGCAGGTTTTCCCACAGACCCGGCACCGTTTCTGCAAATGGCACGTCTTTAAGAAATGCCAGGAGAAGCTATCCCATGTGTTTCTTAAACATCCAACTTTTGAAGCAGACTTTCACAAGTGTGTTAATTTGACTGAGTCCATAGAAGAATTTGAGTCTTACTGGTTGTCTCTTGTTGATAAATACAGTCTCAGAGATCATGAATGGATTCAAATGGTATACTCTGCTCGCAGGCAGTGGGTCCCTGTTTATCTGCGGGACACTTTTTTTGCAGAAATGTCCATTACCCAAAGAAGTGACAGTATGAACTCATATTTTGATGGATATGTGAATGCTTCAACAAATTTGAGCCAATTCTTTAAGCTTTATGAGAAAGCTCTAGAGAGTCGAAATGAGAAGGAAGTGAAAGCAGACTTTGAAACTATGAACACTGCCCCGGTTTTGAAAACCCCATCTCCAATGGAAAAGCAAGTATCTGAGCTTTACACAAAAAAGATATTTATGAGGTTTCAAGAGGAGCTAGTTGGAACACTAACTTTCACGGCATCTAAGGGTGATGATGATGGGGAGATCATCACATATCAAGTAGCAAAGTTTGGGGAAGACCATAAAGCATATTATGTTAAGCTCAATGTTTTGGAGATGATGGCAACTTGTAGTTGCCAGATGTTTGAGTTTTCAGGTCTTCTTTGCAGACATGTATTGGCAGTCTTTAGAGTGACCAATGTGCTGACGCTCCCATCCCATTACATATTGAAACGATGGACTAGAAATGCCAAGAGCAACGTCATGTTAGAAGAACGTTCTAGTGATGTATATACCAATTATCTAGAATCTCATACTGTGCGGTACAATACCCTACGTCATGAGGCTTTTAAATTTGTAGATGGAGCAAGGTCTTCAGAAACTTATGACATCGCAGTGGAAGCTTTGAAGGAAGCTGCAAAAAAAGTAGCTCATGCCATAAAGAATGAGGGGAAAGCCATGCTCAATGGGCATGTCAGGGGGAGTTTGGCTGGTGGAGCAAGTCGGGCAGCACGTTGTGCTAGTGGGGATCATGAAGGAAGCTCTGGACAACATTTGTCTGAG GATGACATGGACAAAAAAATCCGAGAACTTACGAACGAGCTGGAGTGCGCAAAGCGGAAATGTGAAGTTTACCGGGCTAACCTGCGTTCAGTTTTGAAAGATATAGAGGATCATAAGTTACAGTTGTCAATTAAAgtacaaaacattaaaattgGCATGAAAGACGGCCTAATCCTATAA